From Candidatus Pedobacter colombiensis, one genomic window encodes:
- the tatA gene encoding twin-arginine translocase TatA/TatE family subunit, which produces MYTGTLIEFLNMGGGEIMLILVVILLLFGGKKLPELARGLGQGLRDFKDASEGVKREIHRNINAVEPREDLSPKAGERTAESGKASSEATENNDLNKGSAAKESTGDNPG; this is translated from the coding sequence ATGTATACAGGAACATTAATTGAATTCTTAAATATGGGTGGTGGCGAAATCATGCTTATCCTTGTAGTTATTCTTTTGCTATTTGGCGGTAAAAAATTGCCGGAACTGGCACGTGGATTAGGTCAGGGTCTGAGAGATTTTAAAGATGCTTCTGAAGGTGTGAAAAGAGAAATACACCGCAATATAAACGCTGTAGAGCCTCGGGAAGATTTGAGTCCAAAAGCTGGCGAGCGAACAGCTGAGAGTGGCAAAGCATCTTCTGAAGCTACAGAAAATAACGATTTAAACAAGGGTTCAGCAGCTAAAGAAAGTACGGGGGACAATCCAGGTTAA